A single Paenibacillus kribbensis DNA region contains:
- the pnpS gene encoding two-component system histidine kinase PnpS, producing the protein MKSFRFRLTLIMLILIGVSVLAAGITMGQIFKNSNMKVLEENMGREIDLLRATFPFVNADALSSTDYVSYYSEKAKEIARLTESRVTFIRKDGTVVGDSLSDPRKMENHASREEIQQASTEGIGRTIRYSETLKRNMLYVAEPVVSDKGFDGYIRLSMNLQAVEEGVQRGWTAIGIGLVLLFVAAGLVSYRIARSLTSPIEHITGVANRISGLDYDARVGVQRRDEVGQLGEAINRMADSLQNQMKTIRDNEDLLQSVMSNMTGGILMIDASEHIALVNRESERMLGVLGKRVTDKPYHELKKHYELTKLIEGSIQSRERLHGEVHLYNPEERLILLDGVPMYEDDGGYRGMLFLLQDITAIRRLENMRSEFVANVSHELKTPIAAVKGFAETLLSGGVKDEETARSFLQIIYDESERLNRLIGDILVLSKIESKRSPLDCSPVHVSSFVESLLEKLNNVAAKKRITLHMDVPDELFMEADEDKLQQIFLNLLSNGINYTLDGGKVKVKVVTVQRENDTEKVVFTVSDTGIGIPKKDLPRIFERFYRVDKGRSRNSGGTGLGLSIVKHLVDLHHGTLSVESELGMGTTFTIELPLLQQEE; encoded by the coding sequence ATGAAATCGTTTCGTTTCAGGCTTACCCTGATCATGCTGATTTTGATTGGTGTATCTGTCCTTGCTGCGGGAATTACCATGGGACAAATTTTTAAAAATTCAAACATGAAAGTACTTGAGGAGAACATGGGCCGGGAGATCGACCTGCTGCGCGCTACATTTCCTTTTGTCAATGCAGACGCTCTTTCAAGCACAGATTATGTGTCTTATTATTCCGAAAAGGCGAAGGAAATTGCCCGTCTGACGGAATCGCGGGTGACCTTCATTCGCAAGGACGGGACGGTGGTTGGCGATTCGTTAAGCGATCCGCGCAAGATGGAAAACCACGCATCTCGCGAAGAAATTCAGCAAGCCTCGACAGAAGGAATTGGACGCACGATACGCTACAGCGAAACCTTGAAGCGAAACATGCTATACGTTGCAGAGCCTGTTGTATCGGACAAGGGCTTTGACGGATATATCCGTTTGTCGATGAACTTGCAAGCGGTAGAGGAGGGGGTACAACGCGGCTGGACGGCCATTGGAATTGGGCTCGTGCTGCTGTTTGTCGCTGCCGGGCTGGTCAGCTATCGTATCGCCCGCAGCCTGACCTCACCTATTGAACATATTACGGGTGTTGCCAATCGTATTTCCGGACTGGATTATGACGCCAGGGTGGGCGTACAGCGTAGGGATGAGGTGGGGCAACTGGGTGAAGCCATTAATCGCATGGCAGACAGTCTCCAAAACCAAATGAAAACAATCCGTGATAACGAGGATTTACTCCAGAGTGTCATGAGCAATATGACCGGCGGGATTCTGATGATTGATGCCAGTGAGCACATTGCGCTTGTAAACCGTGAATCTGAGCGGATGCTTGGTGTCTTGGGTAAACGGGTGACAGATAAACCGTATCATGAGCTAAAGAAGCATTACGAGCTGACCAAGCTAATCGAGGGCAGCATACAAAGCCGTGAACGACTGCATGGTGAGGTGCATTTGTACAATCCTGAGGAACGACTGATTTTGCTGGATGGTGTACCTATGTACGAGGATGACGGTGGATACCGCGGGATGCTGTTTCTCTTGCAGGATATTACGGCGATTCGTCGCTTGGAAAATATGCGGAGCGAATTTGTGGCGAATGTTTCTCATGAGCTAAAAACACCGATTGCTGCGGTCAAGGGCTTTGCCGAAACGCTGCTTAGCGGCGGGGTTAAGGATGAGGAGACAGCCCGTTCATTTTTACAAATTATTTATGATGAAAGTGAACGGCTGAATCGGCTGATCGGCGACATTCTGGTCCTGTCCAAAATCGAGTCCAAGCGTTCCCCGCTGGATTGCTCTCCAGTGCACGTATCGTCGTTCGTTGAATCATTGCTGGAGAAACTGAACAATGTAGCTGCTAAAAAACGAATTACACTGCATATGGACGTTCCGGATGAACTGTTTATGGAGGCAGATGAAGATAAGCTCCAGCAGATTTTTCTGAATCTTTTGTCTAATGGCATCAATTATACACTGGACGGCGGCAAGGTGAAGGTCAAGGTTGTGACAGTGCAGCGCGAGAACGACACGGAAAAAGTAGTATTTACGGTCAGCGATACAGGCATCGGGATTCCGAAAAAGGATTTGCCACGTATCTTTGAGCGCTTTTACCGGGTAGATAAAGGACGCTCGCGCAACTCGGGCGGAACGGGTCTGGGATTGTCCATTGTCAAGCATCTGGTTGACCTGCATCATGGAACACTTTCGGTGGAAAGTGAGCTAGGCATGGGGACCACATTTACGATTGAATTGCCATTATTGCAACAGGAAGAATGA
- a CDS encoding CBS domain-containing protein → MITEPKTQSSSTAVIERDTYKPITTYVPCREVPIIGTDMSCKELLALMKTQEEIPCVIVVDKNELPLGIIMRDAYNRHFTGRFAAALFYDKPAAIFADPNTLIVDLKSPASDIVELAMLREDQRFYDCLLLKEGTQLLGVLTIRDILSVFSACKKKQMNTEVMWFSIAMTVSTVFRRRCRMPPKKPMTVCGSLAR, encoded by the coding sequence ATGATAACGGAACCAAAGACCCAGTCGAGTTCCACTGCCGTGATTGAACGTGATACATACAAGCCAATTACTACTTACGTGCCATGCCGGGAGGTTCCGATTATTGGTACGGATATGTCTTGCAAAGAACTGCTAGCCCTGATGAAGACGCAGGAAGAAATTCCTTGTGTCATCGTCGTTGATAAAAATGAACTTCCTTTGGGTATTATTATGAGGGATGCCTATAATCGCCATTTTACAGGCAGGTTTGCTGCGGCCCTCTTTTATGACAAGCCTGCGGCGATATTTGCGGACCCCAACACACTCATTGTAGATCTGAAAAGCCCGGCATCGGACATTGTAGAACTGGCGATGCTGCGCGAGGATCAACGTTTTTACGATTGCTTGCTTCTTAAAGAAGGTACACAGCTACTCGGTGTGCTCACGATTCGTGATATCCTGTCTGTCTTCAGCGCATGCAAAAAGAAGCAGATGAACACCGAGGTAATGTGGTTCAGCATAGCTATGACGGTGTCCACCGTATTCAGACGACGGTGCAGGATGCCGCCAAAGAAGCCGATGACAGTATGCGGCTCACTCGCTCGATGA
- a CDS encoding SDR family oxidoreductase encodes MTKSNQTQQTLPPQHQEQQPGIESKMSPAPQFEKPTYKAAGKLTGKVAMITGGDSGIGRAVAVTYAKEGADVAIVYLNEHKDAEETKRQVEQEGRKCVLIPGDIGDDQFAKKAVQQAVNELGKLDIVVNNAAEQHPQQKLEDITKEQLERTFRTNIFGMFFLTQAALPHLKKGSAIVNTTSITAYAGNKTLIDYSSTKGAITTFTRSLSLNLVEQGIRVNAVAPGPIWTPLIPSTFDAKTVSEFGGAQPMKRPGQPEELAPAYVYLASDDSSYVSGQVIHINGGEIING; translated from the coding sequence GCCCCCACAGCATCAAGAACAGCAACCGGGAATCGAGTCGAAAATGTCGCCTGCACCTCAATTTGAAAAGCCGACTTACAAAGCGGCTGGCAAATTGACAGGCAAGGTTGCGATGATTACTGGTGGAGACAGCGGAATTGGGCGGGCTGTAGCCGTGACGTATGCCAAAGAGGGTGCTGACGTAGCCATCGTCTACCTGAATGAGCATAAGGATGCGGAAGAAACGAAGCGTCAGGTAGAACAGGAGGGACGCAAATGCGTGCTGATCCCTGGTGATATCGGAGATGACCAATTTGCCAAAAAGGCGGTTCAACAGGCGGTTAACGAGCTGGGCAAGCTTGACATCGTCGTGAACAATGCGGCAGAGCAGCATCCGCAGCAAAAGCTGGAGGATATCACCAAAGAACAGTTGGAACGTACTTTCCGAACGAATATTTTCGGTATGTTCTTCTTGACGCAAGCGGCATTGCCACATTTGAAGAAAGGGAGCGCCATCGTCAACACAACGTCGATTACTGCGTATGCCGGGAATAAAACGCTCATCGATTATTCATCCACCAAAGGAGCGATTACTACATTCACTCGCTCCCTTTCACTCAATCTGGTGGAACAGGGCATTCGGGTGAATGCTGTAGCACCCGGTCCGATCTGGACACCACTGATCCCGTCCACGTTCGACGCCAAAACCGTCAGCGAGTTTGGTGGAGCACAACCGATGAAGCGTCCAGGTCAGCCGGAAGAACTGGCACCAGCCTATGTGTACCTTGCTTCAGATGACTCTTCTTATGTAAGCGGGCAGGTTATTCATATCAACGGCGGTGAAATCATTAACGGATAA
- a CDS encoding response regulator transcription factor encodes MGQRLLVIEDEPTLARLLSYNLIQEGFEVDTEDHGSAGFEKASRESYDLILLDLMLPGMNGLDILSRLRHQGLTTPIIILTAKNGEAEVVQGLKSGADDYITKPFGVSELLARVTAVLRRTSGGDEGVLSDQKDGSKIQLGELEIYPEKYEVILGGQSISLRPKEFEVLLYLSRKPGVVLTRDDLMNAVWGFDYIGGQRTVDVHVSSLRKKLELDPDSVHIDSIRGVGYKLVVNKKRSASHLL; translated from the coding sequence ATGGGACAACGCTTGCTGGTTATTGAGGATGAACCAACGCTTGCCAGACTGCTATCCTACAATTTGATACAGGAAGGTTTCGAAGTGGATACGGAGGATCATGGCAGTGCAGGGTTTGAAAAAGCCTCCAGAGAGTCCTATGATTTGATTCTGCTGGATTTGATGCTGCCCGGCATGAATGGACTGGATATCCTGAGCAGACTACGCCATCAGGGGCTGACGACGCCAATCATTATTTTAACTGCCAAAAACGGTGAAGCCGAGGTTGTTCAGGGTCTGAAGTCGGGTGCGGATGATTACATCACCAAGCCTTTCGGCGTTTCTGAGCTGCTGGCCCGTGTAACCGCTGTGCTGCGAAGAACATCCGGCGGGGATGAAGGTGTGCTATCCGATCAGAAGGACGGCTCCAAAATTCAGCTAGGCGAGCTGGAGATTTACCCAGAAAAATATGAAGTCATTCTTGGAGGCCAGTCTATCAGCTTAAGACCCAAGGAATTCGAGGTGCTTCTCTATTTGTCCCGTAAGCCAGGTGTGGTGCTCACTCGGGATGATCTGATGAACGCGGTGTGGGGCTTTGACTACATTGGCGGTCAACGGACGGTGGATGTACATGTCAGCTCATTACGCAAAAAGTTGGAGCTCGATCCCGACTCTGTTCATATTGATTCGATCCGCGGAGTAGGGTATAAACTGGTTGTAAATAAAAAAAGAAGCGCTTCTCATTTACTATAA